In the Candidatus Chlamydia sanziniae genome, AGATAAATTCTTTTTCCAACTCATTACAAATTCCTGTATCTTCACATACAGCACTATCGTTAAGAAAAAATGTAATTGCATCTATTTTATTTTTTAATTCGTAATAATCAGAAAGTTGCCGCTTCAACGTAGCGATTTTTTCTGTAACTTTCCTTGCATTAGGAACATTATGCCAAAAATCTTCTTGAAGGCTTTGCTCCTCTAAAGTACTAAGCTCTTCTTTCCTTTTTTCAAGGTCAAAGAGACCTCCCCGTTAAAGATAACCTGGCCACAAGTATTTCTAAACGCCTATCTAAATTCTCCTGCATATCCCAATCCAAAACTACACAAACACTTTCTTCCAGAATTTTAGAGAAGGACAGCCAATAAAGTCAATCTGTTGGCACATGAAGTAGGGCTTCTTTTCCACGCCGTTTATGTCTGTAGAATGAATTCTACTTTTTTGTTTTGACGAGAAACCTCTCCGACAGATAAAAAAGTTGGGATGAAGAGCTTGGGTCTCTTCTTACCACCTTTACTAGGAGTAACCAATGAGTCAAAAAAATAAAAACTCTGCTTTCATGCACCCTGTGAATATTTCCCCAGATTTAGCAGTTATAGTTGGCAAGGGACCTATGCCCAGAACCGAAATCGTAAAAAAAGTTTGGGAGTACATCAAAAAACACAACTGTCAGGATCCTAATAACAAAAGAAATATCCTCCCCGACACGAATCTTGCAAAAGTTTTCGGTTCCAGTAATCCTATCGATATGTTTCAAATGACAAAAGCTCTTTCCAAGCATATTATTAAATAAGAGCTTCTTCACCTCTCCTGTATTAGGTAGGGGAAGAAAGTTCTTATTCCTATTCAGTTCCTCATCTTTAAAGATGAGGAACTTATTAATCAGTAGTTTTGTTATGGTATTTGTTTCTTTTTCTCTAGCAATTGCAGTTCCTTTTCTTGCTTCCTCTTGGGCCACTTTTATTGAGCCTAATCGATTAACAACAACTTCGATCACTTGGAAATTACCGAAAAAGCATGCCCATCTTCACGACTTAAGGATTGCACAAATTTCTGACTTGCACTTTCAGCAAAAGACTCCAAAGAAATTTCTTAAGCGCATTTCAGAATCTTTAAAACATTGTGCTCCTGACATCATCGTATTTTCTGGAGACTTCCTGTGTCGTGCTCGTATTGAAGATCGCTCTCGTTTGGAAGCTTTTTTAAATACTTTAAGTGCTCCTTTAGGAATTTTTGCTATTTTAGGAAATCATGACTACGTAACCTATGTATCTCGCAATAATAAAGGCATCATTGACCGCA is a window encoding:
- a CDS encoding SWIB/MDM2 domain-containing protein, whose product is MSQKNKNSAFMHPVNISPDLAVIVGKGPMPRTEIVKKVWEYIKKHNCQDPNNKRNILPDTNLAKVFGSSNPIDMFQMTKALSKHIIK